The Cucumis melo cultivar AY chromosome 6, USDA_Cmelo_AY_1.0, whole genome shotgun sequence genome includes a region encoding these proteins:
- the LOC103483361 gene encoding 3-phosphoshikimate 1-carboxyvinyltransferase 2 has product MAQVSKICSGVRTPQFLHEIPKSQKPNSVNLFSVRSPFVGAQNFRGLKYGDEIRGNSSSGRVTAVVPLKVSASAVTTEKPPTVPEIVLQPIKEISGTIHLPGSKSLSNRILLLAALSEGTTVVDNLLSSDDIHYMLGALKTLGLDVEEDGANKRAIVGGSGGLFPVAKESRYEEVQLFLGNAGTAMRPLAAAVTAAGGNLRYVLDGVPRMRERPIGDLVDGLKQLGADVDCFLGTNCPPVRVVGKGGLPGGKVKLSGSISSQYLTALLMAAPLALGDVEVEIIDKLISVPYVEMTLKLMERFGVHVEHNDSWDRFLVRGGQKYKSPGHAYVEGDASSASYFLAGAAVTGGTVTVEGCGTSSLQGDVKFAEVLEKMGAKVTWTENSVTVTGPPRDSPTSKHLKAIDVNMNKMPDVAMTLAVVALYADGPTAIRDVASWRVKETERMIAICTELRKLGATVEEGPDYCIIAPPEKLNVTAIDTYDDHRMAMAFSLAACQDVPVTIKDPGCTRKTFPDYFEVLQQFVKN; this is encoded by the exons ATGGCCCAAGTGAGCAAAATTTGCAGTGGTGTTCGAACCCctcaatttcttcatgaaattcCCAAATCTCAGAAACCCAACTCCGTAAATTTGTTCTCCGTGCGGTCACCATTTGTGGGTGCTCAGAATTTTCGGGGTTTGAAATATGGGGATGAAATAAGGGGAAATTCTTCCAGTGGAAGAGTTACTGCTGTCGTTCCTCTTAAGGTTTCAGCTTCCGCTGTCACGACGGAGAAGCCACCCACGGTGCCGGAAATTGTGTTGCAACCCATTAAGGAGATCTCTGGAACCATCCACTTGCCTGGTTCTAAGTCCCTTTCTAATCGGATTCTACTTCTCGCAGCTCTCTCTGAG GGAACAACAGTGGTCGACAATTTGTTGAGTAGTGATGATATCCACTATATGCTTGGTGCACTGAAAACACTTGGGTTGGACGTTGAAGAGGATGGTGCAAACAAACGAGCCATTGTTGGAGGCTCTGGTGGTCTCTTCCCAGTGGCAAAAGAATCAAGGTATGAAGAAGTTCAACTTTTCCTTGGAAATGCTGGAACAGCAATGCGTCCATTGGCAGCTGCAGTTACTGCTGCTGGTGGAAACTTAAG ATATGTTCTTGATGGAGTACCCAGAATGAGAGAGAGACCAATTGGGGATTTGGTTGATGGTCTTAAGCAGCTTGGTGCAGATGTTGATTGTTTCCTAGGCACTAACTGCCCTCCAGTCCGCGTCGTTGGAAAAGGAGGCCTTCCAGGGGGGAAg GTAAAACTGTCTGGTTCAATTAGCAGTCAATACTTAACTGCCTTGCTGATGGCAGCTCCTCTGGCTTTAGGAGACGTTGAAGTCGAGATAATCGATAAATTAATTTCTGTTCCTTATGTTGAGATGACTTTGAAACTGATGGAACGTTTTGGGGTCCATGTGGAACACAATGATAGCTGGGATCGGTTCTTGGTGCGTGGGGGCCAAAAATACAA ATCTCCTGGACATGCTTATGTCGAAGGTGATGCTTCAAGTGCAAGTTATTTTCTTGCTGGGGCAGCCGTCACTGGTGGGACAGTTACTGTTGAAGGTTGTGGCACCAGTAGTTTACAG GGGGATGTAAAGTTTGCTGAAGTTCTTGAGAAGATGGGAGCTAAAGTAACCTGGACAGAGAACAGTGTCACTGTCACTGGACCACCGCGAGATTCTCCGACGAGCAAACATCTCAAAGCAATTGATGTCAACATGAACAAAATGCCCGATGTTGCTATGACACTCGCTGTAGTTGCATTATATGCTGACGGTCCAACTGCCATCAGAGATG TTGCAAGTTGGAGAGTAAAGGAGACCGAACGTATGATTGCCATTTGCACAGAGCTCCGAAAG CTTGGAGCAACAGTTGAAGAAGGTCCAGATTACTGTATTATCGCTCCACCAGAGAAACTAAATGTGACGGCCATAGACACATACGACGACCACAGAATGGCTATGGCATTCTCTCTCGCTGCCTGCCAGGATGTTCCAGTTACCATTAAGGATCCCGGCTGCACCCGGAAAACGTTCCCGGACTACTTCGAAGTGCTTCAGCAATTCGTCAAGAACTGA